In Rattus norvegicus strain BN/NHsdMcwi chromosome 3, GRCr8, whole genome shotgun sequence, a genomic segment contains:
- the Defb28 gene encoding beta-defensin 115, giving the protein MLLTRSSTLSGHIKLWFLTLAVLVVLAQTSPEGWFRTCFYGMGKCRHVCRANEKKKERCGENSFCCLGETKSKLSNIPTNKGRKKDVRSLPPNGGGLNYCAKIIPA; this is encoded by the exons ATGCTGCTGACTCGCTCCTCCACCCTCTCGGGACACATTAAGCTCTGGTTCCTGACCTTAGCTGTGCTTGTGGTCCTGGCTCAGACTTCCCCAG AAGGATGGTTCAGAACGTGCTTTTACGGCATGGGAAAATGCAGGCACGTATGCAGGGCcaatgagaagaagaaagagaggtgtGGAGAGAACTCTTTTTGCTGTCTCGGAGAAACAAAGTCAAAACTGTCCAACATCCCAACGAACAAAGGACGGAAAAAGGATG TGCGCTCTTTGCCTCCTAATGGTGGAGGTCTCAACTACTGTGCCAAGATCATACCTGCCTGA
- the Defb29 gene encoding beta-defensin 29 isoform X1, whose product MPVTKPYFVTVAVLLILVDKTTGGLFGLRSGKRREPWVSCELYQGSCRNACQKYEIQYLTCPKKRKCCLKFPMKITRV is encoded by the exons ATGCCAGTCACAAAGCCATACTTCGTGACTGTGGCCGTCCTGCTGATCCTGGTTGACAAGACCACAG GTGGCCTGTTCGGACTCCGCAGTGGCAAGAGGCGAGAGCCATGGGTTTCGTGTGAGCTTTACCAGGGCAGCTGCAGAAATGCCTGCCAGAAATACGAGATCCAGTACCTGACCTGCCCCAAGAAGAGGAAATGCTGCCTCAAATTTCCTATGAAAATTACTCGTGTCTAA